The Peptacetobacter hiranonis DNA window GTTCCCCTCAACGAGCTATGTATTCACTCGAAGATACCATGACATTACTCATGGTGAGTTTCCTCATTCGGAAATCTATGGATCAAAGTTTACGTGCAACTCCCCATAGCTTATCGCAGCTTATCACGTCCTTCATCGGCTCCCGGTGCCAAGGCATCCGCCCTGCACCCTTAATAACTTGACCAGTTACATTTGACATTTTTTAGTAAGGTTGTCGTCCTTATTTATCACATTAAGGAAATAAATGATGTCATATCATAATATATATGTAGTTTTCAAAGTACAGTTTTGAAGGAATGAACCTTCAAAACCGAACAGCAGATAATTCTCCCTAGAAAGGAGGTGATCCAGCCGCACCTTCCGATACGGCTACCTTGTTACGACTTCACCCCAGTTATTGATTCCACCTTCGACGACTTCTCCCAAAAGGTTAGATAGTCGGCTTCGGGTGTCTCCAACTCCCATGGTGTGACGGGCGGTGTGTACAAGACCCGGGAACGCATTCACCGCAGCATTCTGATCTGCGATTACTAGTAACTCCAGCTTCATGTAGGCGAGTTTCAGCCTACAATCCGAACTGAGAATGGCTTTAAGGGATTTGCTCCACCTCGCGGCTTGGCTGCCCTCTGTACCACCCATTGTAGCACGTGTGTAGCCCTAGGCATAAGGGGCATGATGATTTGACGTCATCCCCACCTTCCTCCAGGTTATCCCTGGCAGTCTCTCTAGAGTGCCCAACTAAATGATGGCAACTAAAGACAAGGGTTGCGCTCGTTGCGGGACTTAACCCAACATCTCACGACACGAGCTGACGACAACCATGCACCACCTGTCACTTCTGTCCCCGGAGGGAAAGAGGAGATTAATCCTCGGTCAGAAGGATGTCAAGCCTAGGTAAGGTTCTTCGCGTTGCTTCGAATTAAACCACATGCTCCGCTACTTGTGCGGGTCCCCGTCAATTCCTTTGAGTTTCACACTTGCGTGCGTACTCCCCAGGCGGAGTACTTAATGCGTTAGCTGCGGCACCGAAGGGGGTAACCTCCGACACCTAGTACTCATCGTTTACAGCGTGGACTACCAGGGTATCTAATCCTGTTTGCTCCCCACGCTTTCGTGCCTCAGCGTCAGTTACAGTCCAGAAAGCCGCCTTCGCTACTGGTGTTCCTCCCAATATCTACGCATTTCACCGCTACACTGGGAATTCCGCTTTCCTCTCCTGCACTCAAGTCAGACAGTATCAGGAGCTTACTACGGTTGAGCCGTAGCCTTTAACTCCTGACTTGAAAGACCGCCTACGCACCCTTTACGCCCAGTAAATCCGGATAACGCTAGCCCCCTACGTATTACCGCGGCTGCTGGCACGTAGTTAGCCGGGGCTTCCTCCTCAAGTACCGTCATTATCTTCCTTGAGGACAGAGCTTTACGACCCGAAGGCCTTCATCGCTCACGCGGCGTTGCTGCATCAGGCTTGCGCCCATTGTGCAATATTCCCCACTGCTGCCTCCCGTAGGAGTTTGGACCGTGTCTCAGTTCCAATGTGGCCGATCACCCTCTCAGGTCGGCTACTGATCGTCGCCTTGGTGGGCCGTTACCCCGCCAACAAGCTAATCAGACGCGGGTCCATCCTGTACCGAAAAATCTTTGATATAAAAGTCATGCGACTCTTATATATTATCCCGTATTAGCATACCTTTCGGTATGTTATCCGTGTGTACAGGGCAGGTTACCCACGCGTTACTCACCCGTCCGCCGCTCTCTCCGAAGAGATCGCTCGACTTGCATGTGTTAGGCACGCCGCCAGCGTTCATCCTGAGCCAGGATCAAACTCTCAAAATAAAATTAGTTTGTTATATCCGCTCAGATGTTATCTCAAAATATCTGGCATGGTTTGTATGGCGTTCGAACTATTTGTTCGAACTAAATATATCTGCTGTTCAGTTTTCAAAGTTCATTCAAAACCTTCGTTTTGTTTTTTATTTTCTTGCCCTCTCTCAAGGACAAGTATTATAATATCAGCTTTCACATTTTACGTCAACACTTTTTTAAAACTTTTTTTATCTTTTTTAAAATTATTTATTTTCTACTTAAAAACTTTCATTTTTCCAATATGATATTTCGTTCATATTACTTGTAATTTTTCAATTATTGTATTAGATTTAATATTGAATTAATGAATAAAAATATTTTTAGACAAATAAAATGTCTATTTGTTAATCAGCAAATACTTTTATAAAATTAATCTATTTGTTGAAATTAGGAGGATTTTATGAAAAAAGTACTTATTATGTCAGCTTCTACAGGTGGTGGACATAACCGCGCTGCTAAAGCAATTCAAGAAGAACTTGAATTAAAAAATATAAATGGTGAACCAATTGAATGTAAAATAATAGATAGTTTAAAGTTAATAAACAGCTTTACTGATAAGTTAATTTCTAGAGGCTACGAAAAATCTGCAATGTATACTCCAGAAGCATATGGAAGCATATACAGACTTTCAGATACAGAGCTAGTTTCAAAAAACGAATACAAGGATAACCCTCTAACATCTTTATTAGCTAGAAAACTAAAAACTTTAATAAAAACTGAAGAACCTAACCTAATTATAGGGACACATCCATTTCCTATGATTGCATTGTGTAAGCTAAAAAAAATATCGAACGATAAAAAACTAACAGAAAACTCCTCTAATGAAATAGAAGAACTTTCTAGCTACTTCCATTGGTCTGAAGATCCTGTAGAAATACCACCATTAATTTCTATACTTACAGATTACACAGTTCACTCAACACATATACAAAACGAAATAAACTACTATATAGTAGGGCATGAATATGTAAAAGAACTTTTGGTATCTGAAGGGGAAGAACCAGAAAAAATAAAACCATATGGAATACCAGTAGAAAAATCTTTCTTACTTCATAGAGATAAAGAAACTATCTTAAATGAATTAAACCTAAATCCTGAAAAGAAGACAATAGTCTTAATGGGTGGTAGCTTTGGAGCAGGAAACATAAAAGAAACACTAGACGAACTTTTAGAAATAAACAGAGATTTCCAAATTTTAGTGATAACTGGAAGAAACAAAGCCTTAAAAGAAAAAATTGATAGAAGATTAGCCACAACAGAACACAACAAAAACGTACAAGTTCTTGGATTCACAGATAAAATGAACGACATATTATATGCTGCAGACTTAATAGTCACAAAACCTGGTGGACTAACAACTACAGAAACATTACTTAAAGGAATTCCTATGATAGTACCTTATTACATACCTGGACAAGAGGAAGAAAACCTAGACTTCCTTTCAAACTGTGGCGCTGTAATAAGAGTAACAAAAAAATACACACTTCCAGTACTAGTAAAAGTATTACTAGACTATCCTGAAAGAGTTGAGCTTCTAAAGAAAAACATCGAATCTATCAAAAAAGTAAACTCAGCTCAAAACATAGCCAACCTATCTCAGGAAATAATGGAGAACGAAGAAGCAATAAAAGAACAGAATAACTAAAAAAAGGGACTGAAATCTTAATAGATAACAGTCCCTTTCTTAATATCTAACACTATTCAAGTTTAAAACTATTTATTTTCAGGTTCATAATAATCCTCTTCATAATCATACTGATAATTCTTAGCATTATTTCTAAAAGAACCCTCAACATTCTTATACTTCTTCTTAGAAGATGCCTTCTGCTTTGGTTTATTAACTCTCTTCTTAGTAATAATATCCATAGCTAAACCTTCATCAAAATCGTATTCTTTTCCGATATTCATTATATCTCTCTTCTTCCTTCAAGTGCCTTTGAAATTGTGACCTCATCAGCATACTCTAAATCCCCACCTACTGGTAGCCCATGTGCAATTCTAGTAACCTTAATCCCCATCGGCTTAACAAGTCTAGCAATATACATAGCTGTAGCTTCACCCTCAACAGTTGGATTTGTAGCCATAATAATCTCCTTAACATCCTGATTAGAAAGTCTAACCAAAAGTTCCTTAATCTTAATCATATCTGGCCCTACTCCATCCATAGGCGAAATAACCCCGTGAAGAACATGATAAAGACCATTATAATCCTTAGTTCTCTCCATAGCTGCTACATCTCTTGGATCCTCAACAACACAAATAACACTTTTATCTCTATTTTTATTTGAACACATACTGCATGGATCTGTATCTGTTATATTACAACAAATCGAGCAGTATCTAATCTCTCTCTTTGCATCGACAATAGCCTTTGCCAATGCTTCAACATCATTATTATTCATATTAACAACATGAAAAGCTAATCTCTGAGCTGTCTTTCTTCCAACTCCAGGTAATTTTGAAAATTCCTCTATTAATCTAGTAATCGGTTCTGTATATACCTGCATCATATCACCTAGAATAATCCTGGTATATTCATTCCACCTGTAAGTTTGTTCATCTGATTAGCCTGAAGATTATCTATATTTCTAAGAGCCTCATTAACAGCACTTAAAACTAAATCCTCTAACATTTCAACATCATCTGGATCTACAACTTCTTCTTTTATACTTATAGAAACTAGTTCTTTCTTACCGTTTACCTTAACAGTAACAGCTCCTCCACCAACTGATGCTTCCACTTCTTTTTCTTCTAACTCTTTCTGAGCTTTTGCCATATCTTCCTGCATTTTCTGAGCCTGTTTTAACATTTTATTCATGTTCATTCCGCCCATACCAGGCATTCCACCTGGGAATCCTTTTTTAGCCATTCCAAATTCCTCCTCTAATTAAAAATTATTTATTCTATTTATTATATTCTTTGTAAGCTGATTATATCAGCAGTACTAATTCAGTCATAATTTATTTTATTACTTATTCATATTTTAAGCAATAATAATAAATTTTATTCTTCGTCCATACTATCTCTTACCTCAATAAGCTCTGGATCTACAACCTGTTTTAGTAGCTCCTCTCCCTTATCCTCTTCTTTTTCAATATCCATATTTATCATATCAGCTTCAGATTCCAAAATAACCTTAACTGAAAAATTCTTATGAACAATATCCTTAACAACACTTTCTATGTACTCTGAATTTCCATGGTCACTCAAACTCTTCTTAGCAAAAGCAAATTTTTCGCCAAAAATTATATACAGCACACCATTGTGTTCTTTAAGACTTTTCTTTTCAAGAAGCATCGCTCTAACAGGCATCTTTCTATCCTGTTTCATCTTATCAAGAATCTTATCCCAAAGCCGCTCTATCTTTTTAAGGTCCTCGCTCTTCATCTCTTCGTATTTCTTTGATTTCTTAGAGCTAGACTTATCTTTAGTTGCTTTAGTCTTTTTAGATTTAGATATTTCTTCTACATCTTCTTCAGAATCCATATCTGCTTCATCTAAAAATTCAGTCTTTCTTGCAGAAACTGTTATATTGCCACTCTCTATAACCTTTTCTAAATATTTTACCCTCTCTTCAAGAGCTTCCTTATTTGTATCATAAGTAGGCTTAATAGTCTTGATAATACCTACTTCAAAAATTGTTCTCTTATCAGTAGCGTATTTTAAATTATTTTGAATCTCAGATAAAATATTTATAATTCTTATAACATTATCAATATCTGTATTTTCTATGCTTTTTTTCATTCTATCAAACTCATCATCTGAAACAGATATAATTTCTTTAGCACTATCTCCAGCTGCTAAACAT harbors:
- a CDS encoding MGDG synthase family glycosyltransferase, translated to MKKVLIMSASTGGGHNRAAKAIQEELELKNINGEPIECKIIDSLKLINSFTDKLISRGYEKSAMYTPEAYGSIYRLSDTELVSKNEYKDNPLTSLLARKLKTLIKTEEPNLIIGTHPFPMIALCKLKKISNDKKLTENSSNEIEELSSYFHWSEDPVEIPPLISILTDYTVHSTHIQNEINYYIVGHEYVKELLVSEGEEPEKIKPYGIPVEKSFLLHRDKETILNELNLNPEKKTIVLMGGSFGAGNIKETLDELLEINRDFQILVITGRNKALKEKIDRRLATTEHNKNVQVLGFTDKMNDILYAADLIVTKPGGLTTTETLLKGIPMIVPYYIPGQEEENLDFLSNCGAVIRVTKKYTLPVLVKVLLDYPERVELLKKNIESIKKVNSAQNIANLSQEIMENEEAIKEQNN
- the recR gene encoding recombination mediator RecR, translated to MQVYTEPITRLIEEFSKLPGVGRKTAQRLAFHVVNMNNNDVEALAKAIVDAKREIRYCSICCNITDTDPCSMCSNKNRDKSVICVVEDPRDVAAMERTKDYNGLYHVLHGVISPMDGVGPDMIKIKELLVRLSNQDVKEIIMATNPTVEGEATAMYIARLVKPMGIKVTRIAHGLPVGGDLEYADEVTISKALEGRREI
- a CDS encoding YbaB/EbfC family nucleoid-associated protein — translated: MAKKGFPGGMPGMGGMNMNKMLKQAQKMQEDMAKAQKELEEKEVEASVGGGAVTVKVNGKKELVSISIKEEVVDPDDVEMLEDLVLSAVNEALRNIDNLQANQMNKLTGGMNIPGLF